Part of the Drosophila santomea strain STO CAGO 1482 chromosome 2L, Prin_Dsan_1.1, whole genome shotgun sequence genome is shown below.
GGCGGCGGCCACTAGGAAAATGTCGGGCGCAGGCTTGCCGTTGACCACCTCCTTGTCTGTGGAGCCGCAGACCTTGTGGTTAAACAGGCCGAACAGCTCCCGATGCTGGGCTGTCTTCAGCTCCACCATGTCGGCGCCGGAACTGGTGGCCAAGCAGAAGGGAATCTTGTTGGCATGCAGGTGACGCAGAAGGCGCTCAGCACCTTGAAAAGGGAAGGGGTCACAAGATTAACAAACGGCTATGTTCGCAGTGGGGTAGTAATGGAAGCAGAGGTATTTATAGGGAGAAAAGCCGATTAGTGTTCTGGTCGTGGTGCTAACCTTCCAGCAGGGGAACATGGTTGAGTCGCTCGTGGCACATTTGCGAGTACCGCTTGAGGAAGTCTTTGGTGGTGATGGGCAGCTGGCACTCGGTGATGGCTATCTCCGCCGAGCGCTGCTCCGTGGTGCCCATTACGCGGAATCGCACGTCCACCGGATACGGGCGGCCGAAGGAGGCGGCTATTTGCCGGGTGACCTCCTCGTATATCCTCTCCGTGTCTGAAACGTGACGGCAAAGCGAGAACGGGGATTAGTACCTGGCATCAACTCGGCGTTCCGCATCAGGATCTCGGTGTTGGCGCGCTGCTGGCGGGCGTACTCCTCCCACGACATTGGCAGATCATAGTATTCGACCATGAACCTGGCCAGCGGCTCCGTCTGCAGGCCCATGACCTGCTCCTTGACCTCAAAGGGATATGCCTTGCCGTAGGGCTCGAGAATCATTTCGGTGGCCACCGTATAGAGGCGTTCGGTGTCTATTCGGCAAACAGTTAACACATAAAGCAGACTCAAGCACGGCAGCACTCACCCAGTAGCAGGCCGTCCATGTCGAAGACGCAGTGCGTCACCTTTCGCAGCACTTTATTGGCCATCTCGCAGCGCTTCTCCTCACTGGG
Proteins encoded:
- the LOC120458781 gene encoding probable pseudouridine-5'-phosphatase isoform X1; translated protein: MANKVLRKVTHCVFDMDGLLLDTERIYEEVTRQIAASFGRPYPVDVRFRVMGTTEQRSAEIAITECQLPITTKDFLKRYSQMCHERLNHVPLLEGAERLLRHLHANKIPFCLATSSGADMVELKTAQHRELFGLFNHKVCGSTDKEVVNGKPAPDIFLVAAARFGVPPKASDCLVFEDSPNGVTAANSAGMQVVMVPDPRLSQEKTSHATQVLGSLADFKPEQFGLPAFTN
- the LOC120458781 gene encoding probable pseudouridine-5'-phosphatase isoform X2; its protein translation is MANKVLRKVTHCVFDMDGLLLDTERLYTVATEMILEPYGKAYPFEVKEQVMGLQTEPLARFMVEYYDLPMSWEEYARQQRANTEILMRNAELMPGAERLLRHLHANKIPFCLATSSGADMVELKTAQHRELFGLFNHKVCGSTDKEVVNGKPAPDIFLVAAARFGVPPKASDCLVFEDSPNGVTAANSAGMQVVMVPDPRLSQEKTSHATQVLGSLADFKPEQFGLPAFTN